A genome region from Anastrepha obliqua isolate idAnaObli1 chromosome 4, idAnaObli1_1.0, whole genome shotgun sequence includes the following:
- the LOC129245373 gene encoding S-methyl-5'-thioadenosine phosphorylase-like, protein MAACCERVAGPVTPNTKLQEGFCSCMIKVGIIGGSGLDDPDILEGRQEKTVTTPFGNPADVLVEGTISGVRCVLLARHGRKHNIMPTNVPYRANIWALKEAGCTHVLVSSACGSLRKEYMRGDLVIPDDIIDRTTQRIGTFTDGKPGSPPGVCHLPMSPCFNEATRQVLIAAAKKLNYTAHDHATMVCIEGPRYSSKAESKMFGMWGGDLINMTIVPEVVLAKEAALLYAGVAIATDYDSWREGQEAVSVKQVVDTFASNVDKVKNIMKEAVKLIAQQDWTEEIQKAKDLVKDNNQALK, encoded by the exons ATGGCGGCGTGTTGTGAAAGAGTTGCAGGACCAGTAACTCCAAATACAAAACTTCAGGAAGGCTTCTGTAGTTGCATGATCAAA GTTGGTATAATTGGCGGAAGTGGCTTGGATGATCCTGATATCCTAGAAGGGCGGCAAGAAAAAACCGTTACTACACCATTTGGCAATCCTGCGGATGTACTTGTTGAAGGTACAATAAGCGGCGTCCGATGTGTGCTGCTTGCGAGGCACGGCCGTAAGCACAACATAATGCCAACTAATGTCCCTTATCGTGCCAATATATGGGCGCTCAAAGAGGCCGGTTGCACGCATGTGCTTGTGTCCTCAGCATGCGGCTCGCTGCGAAAAGAGTATATGAGAGGTGACTTGGTTATACCCGATGACATAATCGACCGTACCACCCAGCGTATTGGAACCTTCACAGACGGCAAACCGGGCAGTCCACCTGGCGTTTGTCATTTACCCATGTCGCCTTGTTTCAATGAAGCCACGCGGCAAGTGTTGATagctgcagctaaaaaactcAATTACACCGCTCATGACCATGCCACAATGGTGTGTATTGAGGGTCCGCGCTACTCGTCAAAAGCCGAAAGTAAAATGTTTGGAATGTGGGGTGGCGATTTAATTAATATGACCATTGTACCTGAGGTGGTACTGGCTAAAGAGGCGGCTCTTCTATATGCTGGAGTGGCAATTGCTACCGACTACGATAGTTGGCGTGAAGGCCAAGAAGCTGTAAGTGTAAAGCAAGTAGTGGATACATTCGCTAGCAATGTCGATAAGGTGAAAAACATAATGAAAGAAGCAGTGAAGTTGATAGCGCAGCAGGATTGGACCGAAGAAATTCAGAAAGCAAAAGATTTGGTGAAGGATAACAATCAGGCTTTAAAGTAA